The Kribbella sp. NBC_00662 nucleotide sequence TCTACTGTCAGGCCGACCTGATGCTCGGTGGTATACCAAATCTCGCCCTTGATGGCCTGACCAACAAGCTCGAGCTCGACAACTGTGCCGGCCGGCCGCACGGGGATCTGGAGCTCGGTGATCGGCGAGACCGGACCCGTGCCGGAGAAGAACAGCGTGCGCCGGGGCTCGCCCGGATGCCGCTCGAGCGCGAAGCGCAGCTGGTGCAGGAAGGTGATCCAGCCCTCGGTGACGTCGTCGTAGTACGCCTCCCACTCGGGATTGGCGCCGCGCGGCGCGCGAGTCAACGTGACCCGCGACCCGCCCTCGAACGGCTCCACCTCGAACCGATCCCCATGGCCGAGCGTCAGCGTCGTACCGTCCTCGGTCGTCTCGGTGAAGTAGATGAGGTCGATCTCCTCCTCCAGCCCACCCTGAGTCCCCTCGTACTCCCACCCGTGCCAGTGCCGGATCTTCTCCTTGTTCCGCAGGGCGTCCCATACGGCCTCGACCGGCGCCGCCACGGTGACCACGATCTTCATGACTCTCCTTCGGTACGGCGGGGTGCCGGATGACCGCCCGCGATCAATCGATACGGCCGCCCGCCCTCGCTGTCGAACTGCTCGACGACCTGCTGTACGGCCGCGGTCAACGCATCGGTGAACCGGTGCACATCACCCGGCTCCGCGAACCGCACCTCGGCCTCGAGTGTGAATGTCAGCAGCCGCTTCCCCTCGACGTCGGCCGCGCTCTGCATCCGCGCCACATCGCGCACCGTGCCGGCGGCGACCTCGACCAGGTGCTCGGCGGCGTACTGATCCTGGATCTCGGTGAACACATGCCCCATCACGCCCGGATCGACCACCAACCCGGCTGACGCACGCATGATCCGCTCGGTGAACCCACGCCGCGGCCGCTCCTCGACGAGCTCGACCAGCCCGGCCTTCTCCAGTTCGCGCAGGTGGTAGTTCACCCGCTGCCGAGGCAGCTCGAGCGCAGCCGCCAGCTGCGTCGCCGACCCCGGCTCGCGCAACAGCTCGAGCAGCCGCCGCCGAATCGGCGACAACGCCAACCGGACCTTCTCCGGCTCCTCGACATAGCGCAACATGTCCCCAATCTCCCAATTGACAGGAAAATTTGTCAATGGCTGGAGATCCTGTGGTGGGGACCCGCGACCTGGCCAAGTTCGCCTGACTGATGCTCCGCGGGGCTATGTCGAAGCTGATGGCCGCGAAGGTCGAGGCTGAACATGGCCCCGACCGCCCGGCGCTGAGGCCGACGTGCGCGACCTGCTCGTCCGCGGTCGCCTCGGATAACGGTTGCCGATGTCTGGGCTGACAACGCTGGACAGTCGTAGGGTAATTACTTAACTTCGTGAAGCATTGACATTGTGGCTGGCGGGGTAAATAGTTCCGTCCTGAAATCAATCAGAAAGCAGAGTGAATCAACAGTGTCGAACATCGAGATCCTGCAGCTCCGGGCCGCCGCGGTCAGCCTGGTGCTCGACTGCTCCGGTCCCGGCCTTCCGTCCGTTCTGCACTGGGGTGCGGACCTGGGCGAGCTGGCCGAGAGCGCTCTGCTGGAACTGCGCCGCGGCGCGGGTGCGGTCCAGGACGGGAACGGCCTGGACGAGAACCGTCCGATCGCGATCGTGCCGGAGTACTCGGCCGGCTGGTTTGGTATACCAGGCCTGAGCGGGCACCGCGACGGGCACGACTTCTCCGCGAGCTTCCGGCTGACCAGCGTCGCGCAGACCGGCAACACCGTGCAGGTCGACGCCGCCGACACCGAGGCGGGCCTCGACCTCAAGCTCACCATCGAGCTGACCGACTCCGGTCTCGTGCGCGCGAAGGCCGACCTGACCAACACAGCCGCGACGCCGTACACCGTCGACGGGCTGCTGCTCGCTCTGCCGGTGCCGACCGAGGCGACCGAGCTGCTCGACCTGACCGGCCGCCACATCGGCGAGCGCCACCCCCAGCGGCACGCCTTCACCCAGGGTGCGCACATCCGCGACAACCGCCGTGGTCGCACCGGCGCCGACGCGACCCTGCTGCTGTTCGCGGGCACCCCCGGCTTCGGCTTCCGTGACGGCGAGATCTGGTCCGTGCACACCGCCTGGAGCGGCAATCACCGGTCGTACGCCGAGCGCGGCATGAGCGGGTACGCCGTGATCGGCGGCGGCGAGCTCCTGCTCCCGGGCGAGGGCCGCGTCCAGCCGCAAGGCACCTACAGCACCCCGTGGATCTACGGGTCGTACGGCGTCGGCCTCGACCAGGTCTCGCACCGCTTCCACGATTACCTGCGGGCGCGGGCGAACCACCCGAAGACCGAGCGCCCTGTCGTCCTGAACACCTGGGAGGCGGTGTACTTCGACCTCGACCTGGACAAGCTGAAGGCGCTCGCCGACGCGGCCGCCGAGGTCGGCGCCGAGCGGTTCGTCCTGGACGACGGCTGGTTCCGCGGCCGCCGCGACGACCACGCCGGGCTCGGCGACTGGTACGTCGACGAGGGCATCTGGCCGAAGGGCCTGCATCCGTTGGTGGACCACGTGAAGGGTCTCGGTCTGCAGTTCGGCCTCTGGGTCGAGCCGGAGATGGTGAACCCGGACTCCGACCTGGCGCGCGAGCACCCAGACTGGATCCTCGCCGCCGGCGACCGGCTGCCGCCGACCGCACGCCACCAGCAGGGTCTGAATCTTGGTATACCAGCCGCCTACGACTACATCCTCGAGCGGCTCGACAGCATCCTGTCCGAGTACGACATCGCGTACCTGAAGTGGGACC carries:
- a CDS encoding helix-turn-helix domain-containing protein, whose translation is MLRYVEEPEKVRLALSPIRRRLLELLREPGSATQLAAALELPRQRVNYHLRELEKAGLVELVEERPRRGFTERIMRASAGLVVDPGVMGHVFTEIQDQYAAEHLVEVAAGTVRDVARMQSAADVEGKRLLTFTLEAEVRFAEPGDVHRFTDALTAAVQQVVEQFDSEGGRPYRLIAGGHPAPRRTEGES
- a CDS encoding alpha-galactosidase, with the translated sequence MSNIEILQLRAAAVSLVLDCSGPGLPSVLHWGADLGELAESALLELRRGAGAVQDGNGLDENRPIAIVPEYSAGWFGIPGLSGHRDGHDFSASFRLTSVAQTGNTVQVDAADTEAGLDLKLTIELTDSGLVRAKADLTNTAATPYTVDGLLLALPVPTEATELLDLTGRHIGERHPQRHAFTQGAHIRDNRRGRTGADATLLLFAGTPGFGFRDGEIWSVHTAWSGNHRSYAERGMSGYAVIGGGELLLPGEGRVQPQGTYSTPWIYGSYGVGLDQVSHRFHDYLRARANHPKTERPVVLNTWEAVYFDLDLDKLKALADAAAEVGAERFVLDDGWFRGRRDDHAGLGDWYVDEGIWPKGLHPLVDHVKGLGLQFGLWVEPEMVNPDSDLAREHPDWILAAGDRLPPTARHQQGLNLGIPAAYDYILERLDSILSEYDIAYLKWDHNRDFVDGGNQLTGTAGIHEQTLAVYRLIDELKRRHPGLEIESCSSGGARVDLGILERTDRIWGSDSNDALERQTIQRYTQLLLPPELIGCHVGPPRAHTTGRTQTLAFRATTALFGHFGIEWDIASASPEEREELKGWVALHKKLRPLLHTGRVVRADRGPEDVLVHGVVAQDGGRGVFSVVQVKQSVTSAVGRIRLPGLDPQRTYRVSKVATPGPESRSTAWSVDGGSVELNGAALASVGVLMPVQWPESAILLDVTAIG